The Candidatus Desulfarcum epimagneticum DNA segment TAAGTTTTTTTCGGGCCTTGCACAATGCGGCTTTTGAGACCATGCGTTCAAAACCGTCCAGATGAAGCATGGTTTTATAAAAACGATCCAGTTCATCCTGATAGGATCCTTTGGGCAGGCTTAAGAAATAATGGATCAGTGTGGGGAATGTGAGAAGTCTGTTTCTCTGGAAATCTTTTTCAGAAAATCTGTGTTTTTGAAGAAAATCATGAGAATGAATGATTTTATTGAGATTTTTGAAAAGGTTGGCACAGATTTTGCAAAGCAATATCCGTGCCGTGGCGACGTGACTTTTCAACTTTTCTTGACATTTTTTTCTCCTTTTAGCAAAAGAATGGTTTGAAAACTTTAAAACAGAAATATCATAACTGCCTGAAAAATCAATAAAAATATTCATTTTAATCGCTTAAGTTAATGACATTGAATAGCGGCTTGACAAAACTGGATATGGAAACCATTATCCGGGTTTTCGAGAAATACCCGGAAATTGAAACGGCTGTTCTGTACGGCTCCCGCGCTATGGGCGCGTATCAGAAAGGCTCCGACATTGATATTGCGTTAAAGGGAAAAAAGCTTACCTCCGGCATCTGTTCGCACGTCCATTTTGAGTTGGAAGAAGAGACCCTTCTGCCTTATTTTTTTGATATCACGGATTATCAGAACATTAAAAATGAAAAACTTAAGGATCATATTGACCGGGTTGGGAAAGTGATTTATGGGATTGGCGGTGGTGATCAAATTTTCACGCAGACGCCTTGACCAGCGGCTGAAAGCGAATCCTTCCCCGCCTCCCAGGGCTTTTTATCCTTCCAAAACAAAAGAATATCTGCTAAGAAAATGGATTGCAGACAAACTCGAAAACCCT contains these protein-coding regions:
- a CDS encoding DNA polymerase III subunit beta; this encodes MTLNSGLTKLDMETIIRVFEKYPEIETAVLYGSRAMGAYQKGSDIDIALKGKKLTSGICSHVHFELEEETLLPYFFDITDYQNIKNEKLKDHIDRVGKVIYGIGGGDQIFTQTP